The Mycoplasmopsis equigenitalium genome contains a region encoding:
- a CDS encoding Smr/MutS family protein, with translation MSKRKIKKSSYYEPNITAEYNFGLPEYDLHGMYIDEMISFVATKLIGLNGAIFITGHGTGALSTALENFLDQENYNYRLIHKGKYEVWK, from the coding sequence AGTTATTACGAACCCAACATTACCGCCGAATACAACTTTGGTTTACCAGAATATGATTTACACGGAATGTATATTGATGAAATGATTAGTTTTGTCGCAACAAAACTAATTGGCCTTAATGGTGCCATCTTTATTACAGGTCACGGAACAGGTGCTTTAAGCACCGCGTTAGAAAATTTTCTTGATCAAGAAAACTACAATTATAGATTAATTCACAAAGGTAAATACGAAGTTTGAAAATAA